The genome window TCATGGAGAGGGCAAAGCTAGCCTATAAATTGGAGCATGCTGAAACGAAATTGATCCGAGCAGCGAATTCGGCGCGGCTGAAAGCCATCAAAAAGGGGATCGCCCTAGCTAAGCCATGCCTGGATTCAGATAGCTGCGAAGAGTGTCAATCAAACACTTCTACAACATATCATGGTATTAAGAGACCAACTCATCGTGTTAAACTGCTCGGCAAAAAGGTCGATACAATCCGTTGGTTACGCGCTGAGCTGGCAAAGGTCATCGAGGAGATCTCTATTCTTCAGAAAAAGCACCGAAATGGCGAAATGAAGAATCTTTCTGCCGTCTTCATCGAATTTGCCACACAAAAGGACGCGCAAGTTGCTCTACAGACCGTATCCCATCACCAGCCACTTCACATGACGCCTCGTTTCATTGGTATCTCGCCCAACGAGGTTGTCTGGTCAGCTTTGAACCTGAGCTGGTGGCAGCGGATCGCACGCCGTTTCTTGGTACAGGGTGGCCTTGCTGCCCTCGTTATTTTCTGGTCTATCCCATCCGCCATGGTCGGAACGATCTCGAACATCACTTATCTCACTAGCATGATTCCGTTCCTAGGTTTCATCAACAAGCTCCCATCGGTCATCCTAGGTCTCATCTCTGGTCTACTTCCTTCCGCTGCGCTCGCTATGTTGATGTCTCTGGTTCCGATCATTTGTAGAGGTATGATTTCCCCCTTTAGTTCATGACCCGCAGCTTCTAATCGCTACACAGCCTGCGCCAGAGTTTCCGGTGTACCTTCGACGTCGCGTGTGGAACTCTTTACTCAGAGTGCACACTTCTGTTTCCAAGTCGTGCAAGTCTTCCTTGTCACTACATTGACTTCGGCGGCATCTGCTGCGACTGCTCAGATCATCAAAGACCCTTTATCGGCCAAGGATCTTCTGGCCGAGAACCTACCAAAAGCGACcaatttctatatatcctactttcttcttcagggcCTGACCATGAGCTCCATGGCGGTCGTACAAGTTGCAGGGGCTGTCGTCTTCAAGTTCATTACGACGTTCTTCGACCGCACCCCTCGACGACTATACCAGCGATGGGCTGCCCTGAGTGGTGTAGGATGGGGCAATGTGTTTCCTGTTTTCACAAACATGGGTGTGATTGGTACGTTCAATTTGCCTTCATGTTTTTCTTGAGTCTAACTTGTTCTTCATAGCAATCACCTACTCGTGTATCGCTCCGTTAATTCTGGGATTCGCCTTCGTCGGACTCTACCTCGTATATCAAGCATATCGGTACAACTTCTTGTTCGTCTACGATCTCCGCATCGATACCAGAGGCCTCGTTTACCCGCGCGCACTGCAGCACCTCTTGACTGGCATCTACCTTGCAGACATCTGCCTGATCGGACTCTTTGCCATCAAAGGAGCCGTCGGACCACTCGTGATCATGGCTCTGtttctcatcctcaccatcctaGCTCATATATCGCTCAACGATGCGTTGGAACCGTTATACTCTTTCCTCCCAGCCAACCTCGACGTCGAAGAAGAATCGCAACTATCAAAAGCGGAAGCCGATGCTCTGAATCCCCGCAAAGTAGGAAAATGGGAAGCGGCCTGGAAATGGTTCCACCCGAATCTCTATCGCGACTACGCCGCACTGCGTGGAAAGGTCCCCCGCGACCACGTGGAAATCCGATACacagagggagaaaggaacaAGGCCTACTACGAGCCGTGCATTACCGCACGCACTCCGACTCTCTGGATCCCGCGAGACAAATGGGGATTCAGCCAACAGGAAGTGCTGGATACGGATCCGTGCATTCCTATCACAGACGAGGGGGCTCATCTGAACGAGAAAAACAGAATTGTCTGGGATAAATATGACCCCAAACTGCCGCTGTGGGAACTGAAGATTCTTTATTAGCCTACTCTTCTCTACGACTAACGATTTTATGCTGAATTGACTTAGCCACAAGATTGTGACATGTATCTAacctactatctatctatctataaaaCCGAATAATGTTAATGAATAAATAACACCCTTAAACTATTCATTGTGTATATTACTTGTATAATCTAGGATGAGCCAAATCTCAAACTGCCCGCTATTATATACTTTCGGGTATCGTGCACCGACACTCACCCATCTTACCCATCACCCCATATCCCAGCCCCCAAACTTAAACCATGCTCCACCTTTCCCCaaagcttattataatatatggCCCCCATCCCTTGCAGGATCTCCGACTCTTCGATCCTCCGCTGAGACATGACCGATTGCCTTCATGTTCACGGAGTAGAACAGACCGAAACGGAAGTACGATCAAGTGAGGGTTCCACTGGCGTTGCTAAGCGGAGAACcagtattctatatttagGGGATCGCATAAGTACTATTATCTTTCAGTGTTGTGTTTACTTAGTATCTAATCAAAAATTGGGACTTACTGGACGGCAAAAGTAGCAATACTGATCGCTTGGTTGATGCTAGTGGAGAGCTGTTGATGAGGcgttttttttatatatatatatatactactagtagattGGAGTATCTATGTGATTTCCTTCGAAGTGATATCTGAATGTCTACTTAGCTATTGAGTTAGACGCCATGAGCGAGATGGGATTGTCAGTTGTAGTGTGTTCAAGTGATGTACTTGTTGAGTCAAACTGGGAATAATATGATTGGGTGTTGGTGATCATGTCGGTTTTTGCATGGTAGTATGTAGATACTGCTAGTATGCAATGACTTGAAAATATTAATGGGTTTATCCGGGCTTTGACCTGAAAGCTACTACTGGTTGTTTTTACTGAATATACatattatctgaaatataGGAAGATGTCATGTATCGAACAAATGTATTAttcataataataagtacCATTTGCTCAGATATATATCTACCGGAATAGAAAGACAACCAATACCAGATAAATCCCGCTGGCCATAGTGGCCTCATGTCGCGCTCGTGAATGATCGTCGTCGTAGTAGGGCATGATAAGACATTAAACCTCGCCTGGCTGCTAGGCGGTTACATAAAATACATAAAGTCATGTACATCGTTTGGGACCCGAAAGTACGGGCAGACTGTCTAATCTCGCAATGCAAGCTCACATCACGATGCAGTCTTTGGGTCGGTCCCTCATGCGGTCCGAGGGTCCGGTGGTGAGAGGCACACCTGGAGGGCGTCTCCCCTGTTGGTTTCTTTGGTACTGAGACGCATTAGGAGAGTCCGTAAAGTTGGGGCTTCGCTGGGGTGACGGGTATACTGGGCTTCTCGCGGCCTGCTCATATGAGGGCGGAGgcacatcgtcgtcatccgtCGGTCGGACGGTTGGTACATTGGACTGGGAGTACCGGGCAGGACGTTGGCTCTGCCTCGACGAGCGGTTTCCAGATGCCACTGTGGCGTAAGAAGCACTGCTGGGATTTACAGCGCTTGATGAACGGTTGCGAGTGTATGCTGCCCCGGGTGCTAGTCCGGCTGATGGCGGGTGAGAGACCGAAGCTCGCTGGGAAGGGTTTCTGTTGGTTGAATCCCTATTGGGAGTGGCGTTGGctcgctgctcctcctcctggtaCTGCAGCGCGAGCGCGTAGGCGTAGTCTGCATCAGCCTGTTCCTGGGGAGTCATGGCGCTGTTACGCTGTTCCTGTGGCTCCGGAGCCAGGCCAGTATTGCTCGATGTTCTTGGGCCCGATGGGTCGGAAGGCGGAGGTGCGTCATGGCTAACAGGGCGAAAGTCCCCGGAAAAGAAACCAGCTTGTGAACCATTGACATCGACCAGACTCTCCCATACGACCTCAGCGTGACTGGAATAACCAGCATCGGTGACCAAGGTAAAGAGCTGATCGAGTTGAGGATGTTTGTACAGCGTTGAGAAATGATCGTTGCGGAATAGAATCGAGAATGACCCAGGCTGCAAGGTCGTCGCTAGATGCTTCAAGCCGAAAGTGCTCAATTGAGTCGCGTTTTCGAACTCTGTGAACTTTTGGATGGTCTGAATATCACTCATGACGAGTTCTTCCTCCGGCGTCAATGCGTTGCCTCGCATAACGCGGTCTTCCAAATCTTGCTTTCGAAAAGGGAGCAACTGAATATCTTCGTGATACTGACCCACGCGGGCCAATGCGGCATCTGCTTCCGTAGACGGAGCTGCAACCCAACCGTGAACCAAAGGGACTCCAAATGTTCCATAGAGACGGATATCTTCGGTCTCAAGGAAAGTACCCAGCGCATCATTAGATTCCTGCAATCATTAGAAGCTGCATCAATTTCCACGTGTACGAACTACTTACCAAGGTGAGCCGGGGATTGACGTTCATGCCGGTATGCAGCATAGTCAAAAACCGACTAAGAGCTTCAATGTCCGGAAACTCGTCATCGGGTCCCAGCCGTGTCGTTAATTCATCAAAGAGTGCCTCGATCAACAGCCCTAATGAGATTTGTTCCCGAGTTTGCAAAGCTCTCACAATCGGCGGTTGCGAGTCGTGAATTGTGGAACGTAGTACAAGAGCATTAACCAGTGCCAGAAGAGGACACGGTCCATTCTTATTCTGTACAAGAATAGGCGATTCGCGTAACTTGCCGGTGCTATCAGCCCAATTCACGTGTCTGATCGAATAGGTCTCTGACCGCTGTTCTTGCTGTCGCTTGGCTTCGGCTTCCGATATTGGTCCACTGAATGCTGAATGAGTATAGACTGCACCGGGGCCTTTCG of Aspergillus luchuensis IFO 4308 DNA, chromosome 7, nearly complete sequence contains these proteins:
- a CDS encoding putative DUF221 domain protein (COG:S;~EggNog:ENOG410PV80;~InterPro:IPR003864,IPR027815,IPR032880,IPR022257;~PFAM:PF12621,PF14703,PF02714,PF13967;~TransMembrane:11 (o50-73i129-152o180-199i428-454o474-502i522-547o567-596i608-627o633-655i676-701o707-725i);~go_component: GO:0016020 - membrane [Evidence IEA]) is translated as MAYPAALKVLFTRDLLNPDDPNVGSSRGNASSTTSDAMSDLGLGGDSTSLSAFLTTLIPALVIAAFWFGLFLICRRTQLRWYAPRTHLPCWHQHERAPRLPSGFINWFGQFLKISDAQVLRHSSMDGYLFLRFLRVLSATCFTGCVITWPILLPINATGGAGNTQLDALSFSNVTNSQRYYAHTIIAIVYFTFVFFVVTRESIFYANLRQAYFNSPAYAERISSRTVLFMSVPDEYKNEKTLRQVFGDNINRIWITSECKDLDKKVMERAKLAYKLEHAETKLIRAANSARLKAIKKGIALAKPCLDSDSCEECQSNTSTTYHGIKRPTHRVKLLGKKVDTIRWLRAELAKVIEEISILQKKHRNGEMKNLSAVFIEFATQKDAQVALQTVSHHQPLHMTPRFIGISPNEVVWSALNLSWWQRIARRFLVQGGLAALVIFWSIPSAMVGTISNITYLTSMIPFLGFINKLPSVILGLISGLLPSAALAMLMSLVPIICRACARVSGVPSTSRVELFTQSAHFCFQVVQVFLVTTLTSAASAATAQIIKDPLSAKDLLAENLPKATNFYISYFLLQGLTMSSMAVVQVAGAVVFKFITTFFDRTPRRLYQRWAALSGVGWGNVFPVFTNMGVIAITYSCIAPLILGFAFVGLYLVYQAYRYNFLFVYDLRIDTRGLVYPRALQHLLTGIYLADICLIGLFAIKGAVGPLVIMALFLILTILAHISLNDALEPLYSFLPANLDVEEESQLSKAEADALNPRKVGKWEAAWKWFHPNLYRDYAALRGKVPRDHVEIRYTEGERNKAYYEPCITARTPTLWIPRDKWGFSQQEVLDTDPCIPITDEGAHLNEKNRIVWDKYDPKLPLWELKILY
- a CDS encoding MINDY family deubiquitinase (COG:I;~EggNog:ENOG410PI64;~InterPro:IPR007518,IPR033979;~MEROPS:MER1054226;~PFAM:PF04424;~go_function: GO:0004843 - thiol-dependent ubiquitin-specific protease activity [Evidence IEA];~go_function: GO:1990380 - Lys48-specific deubiquitinase activity [Evidence IEA]), with protein sequence MVLRKRAPPRLNSLPQGNDRTGSRFTNSKLSPTSKSLSSSSPKRLTRPRRAQSSPQPHRVVSQESVFSPDLNTSPAFDLMPLEQAQRSPIRNSAGDGSNPWADELTARFGLDHQGSVGSPQQIASSPSQGMGMVNGNPSDQVPSTSFPGAQERGAAEWRSDREYTGQTPVQLQSNNPFLKPKSPEPNPWQDRNSHTSFGESSLSQDGASGHLGQDEGYIPMTARLSLFDQPEDETPWVGEHSTAMQPPASSQPYEYHDQGQLYTGQETGIIYGTSNVPAAPYASQQTYLQPTSQLHDEGRESPARSMSTPATISSNTTGSSHVLIELDEAPIPPPKTDTPTEAPQSYNLSSPDGPREETLRHNPSDAPPLPDRSKGPGAVYTHSAFSGPISEAEAKRQQEQRSETYSIRHVNWADSTGKLRESPILVQNKNGPCPLLALVNALVLRSTIHDSQPPIVRALQTREQISLGLLIEALFDELTTRLGPDDEFPDIEALSRFLTMLHTGMNVNPRLTLESNDALGTFLETEDIRLYGTFGVPLVHGWVAAPSTEADAALARVGQYHEDIQLLPFRKQDLEDRVMRGNALTPEEELVMSDIQTIQKFTEFENATQLSTFGLKHLATTLQPGSFSILFRNDHFSTLYKHPQLDQLFTLVTDAGYSSHAEVVWESLVDVNGSQAGFFSGDFRPVSHDAPPPSDPSGPRTSSNTGLAPEPQEQRNSAMTPQEQADADYAYALALQYQEEEQRANATPNRDSTNRNPSQRASVSHPPSAGLAPGAAYTRNRSSSAVNPSSASYATVASGNRSSRQSQRPARYSQSNVPTVRPTDDDDVPPPSYEQAARSPVYPSPQRSPNFTDSPNASQYQRNQQGRRPPGVPLTTGPSDRMRDRPKDCIVM